CGGCCTGGCGAGCCATCGCATCGCGCGTGAAATGGCTCGGAGCCGCCAGCGTGTCGATTCGCACGACGCCGCCGATCCCCCAGGCGCGGCCCAGCGAACCTTCGTTGGGCCGGTAGGTGAGCGACCGGCTGGCGCTGACGAATTGCTGCACCGCCGGGTCGTTGTCGGCATGCCAGGCCGCGGCACAGCGAGCCAGGCCGTCGTCGCCAACGCTCCACAACGCGCCGCAGTCCCAGCGCAGATCGGTGCATACCGCCTCCAGCGCCAGTGCAATCACCGTCTCGGTCCTGCCGTCGCCGGCAAGCAGCCGGGCGATCTTGTACTCGAGCTTCTGGCGCAACGCATCCTTGCGCGGCTGCGTGGCGTCGCGCACGGTGCCGCGCACCAGTCTCCTGCCTTCATCGTCGGCCGACTGCACGATGACGTGGAGCCAGCGTTCGGTGCCATCGGGCAGGCACAGACGGTGCTCGAATTCGCTGCGTTCCGTGGACCGGGAGGCCATTGCGATGCGCTGTTCGACCGCGAAACGCTCTGCGGGCGGAATGCGCAAGAGCAGCGTTGGCAGGTCCGGCGGCAAGGGGCCCGCCTCGAAGCCCAGGATGCGCCGGGCTTCTTCGGAGCATTGCAAGGCTCCGGTTTCAGGATCGAGGATCCAGCTGCCCAGGCTTGCCAGATGCTGGGCCTCCTCCAGCTGCCGTTCGCTCCTGCGCAGGTGGCTGGTCATCCTGTTCGCCAGGACCTGGGCCCGGCTGCGTGCGGTGGTCAACGAAAAGACGATGCCCGCAAGCAGCATGCTGGTGGCCAGGCCACCGAGGACGATGAACCACGGGATGGCCTTGTCGAGCGGGCCGAGGACCTGGTTTTCATCCTGTCTGACCTCCACAAGCCAGGAGTGGCCGCCCAACTCGAAGCCGAGCATGCGCTCGAGGCTGTGCGCCGGTGCGGCAGCGGGCTTCGCCAGGGCCGCGCTGTCGAACAGCAATTGCCGCTCGCCGAATGGGGTTGGCGTTACAAATCTGGTCTCGATACGCGTCCCGATCGCCGCCTTACCCGGCCCGGCACCGATCAGGCGCAACCGGAACGTCCTCGCGGCGTCGGCACCGACCACATCGCTCAGCATCCCCGCGATGCTGAAGCCCGCGCCGACCGAACCGATGTAGGCAGTGCGCCGCTGCTCGAGCGTATCGAGCGGTTGTCTCGGGCGATAGACCGGCAGCCGCATCGCCAATCCAATGTCGGACTCGCGACCCGGGATGCGGACCTTGCGGCCGGACATGACGAGCCCGCCGGTGTCGCGCCCCTGCTCCAGCGCGTCTCCTCTGTTGGGCATCGCGCCCAGGTCATTGCCGAGCAGCTTCTCGTTGCCGCCCTGCGGTTCGACGTAGATCAGCGGGTAGTAGGTGTCTCGCCCACCGGGCGGCTTGATGGCGAAGCTGGAGGCAACGCCGGCGTCGAGGCTGGCATCACCGCGGACTCGTTCCTCGAAGGCGTGCTTGTCGTTGGCCGCGATGCGGGGCGCATAGTTGACGGCCTGGAAACCGGGGTAGGCGCTCGCCAGGTTCAGCCCCGCGACGTAGTCCCTGAAATCGCTTCGCGTCACGGCCTCGGAGGTGTTGAATCGCGCACGCAGGCCGATCAGGACGGCAATGTAGTCGTCGAAGCGGGCTTCGACCTTGCGTGCCAGATCGAAGGCGGTTGCGTCGAAGCGCGCCTGGGCACTGCGCCCGATCTCCTGGTGGGCGGAGACACCGAGGGCGATCGACAGTGCCGTGCCGGCCACGAAAATTACCAGCGGCAAGCGAATCCTGACCCAGACGGACACTGACATCGGATTTGATCCTGTCGTTGGTACAGGCCGGTTAGCTCTGTATGCGGCGATGCGGCACGGCAGAGAACGCAGCAAGTTGCTTCGTTGCCGCAATATATATGGCTGGCGAGAGAGCGTCACGCAATTCGTTACAACAATATCAGGACATGCTCTGGACGGCTTGCTCCGAATCAGAATGCTTAAGTTTTAGTTCGAACAAATGTGGAGCCGGCATTCGGGGAAGAGAGAGCGGCTCTTCCGGCAACCGACTGGAAGCAATGTTGAGCGCCGCCGCACCGGGCGGTGTTGAGATGGATCAAGCGCCGCTTCAACCTGTCGATTCGCAGCGCGGTGGTTGATCGCCCGGCGCAACGACGACGCTTCCTGTGCTCGCGCCCCGAAACAGAAGCGCCAAAACGAAAACGTAGCCAAGTCCAAGACTCGCATAGATGCGTCCCCCGGAAGCGGGGCGCCGCTCGCTAGAGTTGTTACATGATTTCTGCCACCGACACCCTCTACGCCATTGCACCCGCGCCCGTTCACTCCCTGCCCATCCAGGGCGAACGCGCACGCTTCCCGGTCAACCGCATCTTCTGCGTGGGTCGCAACTATTCAGAACACGCCCGCGAAATGGGCCACAACCCCGACCGCGAGCCGCCGTTCTTCTTCATGAAGCCGGCCAGCGCCATCGTGGCCGACGGCGGCGAGTTCGCCTATCCGACGCTCTCGAACGACGTGCACCACGAGATCGAACTGGTGGTCGCGCTCAAGACCGGCGGATCGAACATCGCCGCTGCCGATGCGCTCAGTCACGTGTACGGCTATGCCGTCGGCCTCGACATGACCCGCCGCGACCTGCAGGGCGAGGCCAAGAAGATGGGCCGCCCCTGGGACACCGGCAAGGCCTTCGACGGCTCCGCGCCCTGCGGCGAGTTGGTGCCCGTGGCCAAGGCCGGCCACCCGGCTACCGGCGAGATCCGCCTCGAAGTGAATGGCGCGCAACGCCAGGTCGGCGACCTCGCCGACATGATCTGGAACGTGCCCGACACCATCGCCTACCTGTCGACCCTGTTCACGCTGCAGCCTGGCGACCTGATCTTCACGGGCACACCGGCCGGCGTGGCGGCCGTGCAGCGCGGCGACCGCATGCGCGGCAAGGTGGCGGGCGTCGGCGCGCTGGAAGTCGTGGTCGTCTGAGCCTGAAGACAGTCCGCGCATCGGACCTGCCGGGCCTGGCCGCCTCGCGTGGCCGCAAGTTGGCGTACCCTCGCGGGCAGACGCCTGCCGCCACGCCCGTTCCGATGCGCCCCTCTCCCTCCACGTCCGTTCGCACCTACGGCATGCACGAGCGTGCCGACCACCTCGACTTCGACATCCGCTTTCAGGGTGCGCGCAACGAACTCACGCTGCCGCACCGGCATGCGTACTTCCAGATCCAGATCGGCATCGAAGGCAGCTCTCAGCAGGCCATCGGCGGCGAGGTGCGTCCCTTCGGGCCGCGCCACCTGAGCTTCGTACTGCCGTACCGGGTGCACGTGATTCCGCATCCGCCCGAGGCGCTGTACTGCATCGTCAACTTCGACCAGCGCTTTTTGTGGCCCGAGCTCGAGGTCGATGCGCTCGATCTCGACGACGTGTCGCTCGCGCGCTACCCCGACCTCGCGCCCTTCCTGTTCCAGGAGTACGTCGACTTCGCCTTCGACGACGCCGACTTCGCGCGCATCCGCGGCTGGCTCGACGAGCTGCATGCATTGAACGCGGGCCGCAACTTCGGCGCCAAGATCGCGATGCGCGGCATCGTGCAGCAGATCATCGGGCTGGCCTGCATGCGGCAGGAGCAGGCGCTGATGCGCCTTTCACTCCAGCACAACGGCAAGACATCGCAGCGCGACGCGTTGCAGCGCGTGGTGCGCTACGTGCGCGACAACCTCGACAAGCCGCTGTCGCTGACCGATGCGGCCGCCGCTGCGTTCCTCTCGCCCAACTACCTCGCCAACCTGCTGCGCAAGGAAACCGACCGCACCTTCACCGACCTTGTGACCGAGCGGCGCATCGAGCGGGCGAAGGAACTGCTGTCGTCCACCTCGCTGCTGGTGCGGGAGATTGCGCACCAGTGCGGCTTTACCGACGAGGCGTATTTCAACCGGCGCTTTCGGCAGTGGGTGGGTAGCACGCCGCGCAACTTCCGGCGCGACCACGTGGTGAATACGCGAGGTTGATTTCCCTCGGATCAAGTCCTCGACTGATCAGGCCTGGGTCACGCCGTCGATGGGACTTACGTCGCCTACGAACTGCAGCAGGTCCACCATCGTAAAAGTCCCAGGCGTGCGCGAGGGAAGAGTCGGCGTCCAGTCGGGGCCTTTCTTCCAAAGGTAGGACTCATGATCGCCGTGGACCAAACCGATGAAGACTTCCGCCACGATACGCGCGCCCACAGGCCCCAATCGCTCGCCGCCCTCTCTGACCGACGCTTCCTTGAGGATGTAGTACCACAAGGGCGTCTGCTCATGTAGTCCCTGCGCCTTGGCCACCGCGCCGTCCGTGCCGGACGAGATCTCGGCGCTTGTCAAAGGGTTGGGCACTTCCATTGACTGCGCAACCGATTGGCCTGAAGGCAGTCCGAGCATCACGCCCCGCTTCAGGTTCAGGAACGGCAGGCTGGCACCGCCAGGCAGCGTATGCAGCGTCTTGACGACGAAAGGATCGATGCGCCGCGCATGATTGAGCGTGACCCCTGGTGGGTTGTTGCCGAAATCGTAGAAGCGCCGCCAGTCGATGATCCAGTTGCTGGCGAGCTTGCTTATCGGAGTCGGAGCGGTGAGCGGATTGGGCGCCAGGTCACCCACGATGCCACCTGAGAGGCCGGAGAACGCGAAGAGAAGTCCCAGCGAGGCGGGTGCGAGCCCGCCCGGGGTGAAGACTCTGTTATGGCTGTAGACCTCCCGAACCATGCTGTGTCCGAGCCGGTAGGCCGCACCGGAGAACTCCACGGGCATGTAGGGCGTCTTCTTGAACCGGTAGAACTGGCGGCCCTCGTTGAGAACGCGAGCCACGATGCCGTCTTCGGTGAGCCGTTCCACGAAGTCGTGCAGCACGAGCCATTGATAG
This is a stretch of genomic DNA from Variovorax paradoxus. It encodes these proteins:
- a CDS encoding bifunctional diguanylate cyclase/phosphodiesterase, coding for MSVSVWVRIRLPLVIFVAGTALSIALGVSAHQEIGRSAQARFDATAFDLARKVEARFDDYIAVLIGLRARFNTSEAVTRSDFRDYVAGLNLASAYPGFQAVNYAPRIAANDKHAFEERVRGDASLDAGVASSFAIKPPGGRDTYYPLIYVEPQGGNEKLLGNDLGAMPNRGDALEQGRDTGGLVMSGRKVRIPGRESDIGLAMRLPVYRPRQPLDTLEQRRTAYIGSVGAGFSIAGMLSDVVGADAARTFRLRLIGAGPGKAAIGTRIETRFVTPTPFGERQLLFDSAALAKPAAAPAHSLERMLGFELGGHSWLVEVRQDENQVLGPLDKAIPWFIVLGGLATSMLLAGIVFSLTTARSRAQVLANRMTSHLRRSERQLEEAQHLASLGSWILDPETGALQCSEEARRILGFEAGPLPPDLPTLLLRIPPAERFAVEQRIAMASRSTERSEFEHRLCLPDGTERWLHVIVQSADDEGRRLVRGTVRDATQPRKDALRQKLEYKIARLLAGDGRTETVIALALEAVCTDLRWDCGALWSVGDDGLARCAAAWHADNDPAVQQFVSASRSLTYRPNEGSLGRAWGIGGVVRIDTLAAPSHFTRDAMARQAGLTVGLIVPMVASDATTALELFGCNPYVADTETLESLRVIALQIAQYKQRKRAERSLRFIASHDELTGLLNRAALQHELARAIRRSNRHQRQFAVMFVDLDRFKHINDTLGHGVGDEMIKICGERFTALLRDTDVVARFGGDEFVLVLENLSGPKDAEVLAEKVLACCAEPFVIEGRELHVSASVGVSVYPENGADAEALLKNADTAMYRAKEKGRNTYRFYAAKMNAQSTEQLMLESALRHALERGELEMYYQPKMDLQTQRIVGVEALMRWHHPALGMIPPMQFIPIAEEIGLIVSMGKWALERACADSCSWQKYGLPAVLVSVNLSPRQFESRTLIADIRAVLEVSGLEPSLLELEITEGAVMANPEHAAKLLRTIRDMGVRLAIDDFGTGYSSLSYLKHFPLSTVKIDRSFINDLSQDPDARALIDGIITLAHGLRMKVVAEGIETTAQLDYLRSHGCDEAQGYWLCKPVPADEARDFMARHLRNQFAPSVVV
- a CDS encoding fumarylacetoacetate hydrolase family protein — translated: MISATDTLYAIAPAPVHSLPIQGERARFPVNRIFCVGRNYSEHAREMGHNPDREPPFFFMKPASAIVADGGEFAYPTLSNDVHHEIELVVALKTGGSNIAAADALSHVYGYAVGLDMTRRDLQGEAKKMGRPWDTGKAFDGSAPCGELVPVAKAGHPATGEIRLEVNGAQRQVGDLADMIWNVPDTIAYLSTLFTLQPGDLIFTGTPAGVAAVQRGDRMRGKVAGVGALEVVVV
- a CDS encoding helix-turn-helix transcriptional regulator, translating into MRPSPSTSVRTYGMHERADHLDFDIRFQGARNELTLPHRHAYFQIQIGIEGSSQQAIGGEVRPFGPRHLSFVLPYRVHVIPHPPEALYCIVNFDQRFLWPELEVDALDLDDVSLARYPDLAPFLFQEYVDFAFDDADFARIRGWLDELHALNAGRNFGAKIAMRGIVQQIIGLACMRQEQALMRLSLQHNGKTSQRDALQRVVRYVRDNLDKPLSLTDAAAAAFLSPNYLANLLRKETDRTFTDLVTERRIERAKELLSSTSLLVREIAHQCGFTDEAYFNRRFRQWVGSTPRNFRRDHVVNTRG
- a CDS encoding peroxidase family protein — its product is MTDEIGVDPKHGRAGRHPTKGSLDALAGHGDPGMFGRMFPHLAPLSVSDDKLKALAAAMLDDNSSADNARVPAGFTYLGQFVDHDITLDLTSIGDKLEDPTGVENFRTPALDLDSIYGRGPDGSPHLYARGPNNAPSAKLLIGKTTLGFQQNAADIPGVFPNDLPRSPEGQALIGDHRNDENLLVAQTHLAFMKFHNKVVDLLMASPTAPTPAELFFQARREVTWHYQWLVLHDFVERLTEDGIVARVLNEGRQFYRFKKTPYMPVEFSGAAYRLGHSMVREVYSHNRVFTPGGLAPASLGLLFAFSGLSGGIVGDLAPNPLTAPTPISKLASNWIIDWRRFYDFGNNPPGVTLNHARRIDPFVVKTLHTLPGGASLPFLNLKRGVMLGLPSGQSVAQSMEVPNPLTSAEISSGTDGAVAKAQGLHEQTPLWYYILKEASVREGGERLGPVGARIVAEVFIGLVHGDHESYLWKKGPDWTPTLPSRTPGTFTMVDLLQFVGDVSPIDGVTQA